A single Ignavibacteriales bacterium DNA region contains:
- a CDS encoding glycosyltransferase family 4 protein, whose protein sequence is MRILYSCLSRSWGGMEMYTLTCMHQLIARGHQVDLLAYPDSKLFHEAGQQKLSVYPVKASGYFHPAEIFKLTRLLKKNRYDLLHTQASKDLWVLVPALRIAGISSPLYLTKQVGSFIVKKDALHRWIYSRVTRAFAISRVIEKNLADTTPVNPERIDLLHNAIDTAHFDPAKADRSLLRKEFSIADDEILIGMLARFSKGKGHEEMIHAAGILNKKHRGIKYLIVGEASKGEDDYAEGIKKLARDAELQNMIFTGFRKDVRTVLAALDIFVFPSHNEAFGIALAEALSMGVPSVCSNSDGILDIAVDGETSLLFQVKDGDDLAAKISRLVDDKELRSRMSTASRARAVTHFDLSVLTGRVIDFYNKDVKK, encoded by the coding sequence ATGAGAATCCTCTATTCATGCCTGTCGCGAAGCTGGGGAGGGATGGAAATGTACACCCTTACCTGTATGCATCAGCTTATAGCACGCGGTCATCAGGTTGATCTGCTGGCGTATCCTGATTCCAAACTTTTTCATGAAGCCGGGCAACAGAAACTTTCCGTCTATCCCGTTAAAGCATCCGGTTATTTTCATCCCGCTGAAATCTTTAAACTCACCCGGCTTCTTAAAAAGAACCGCTATGATCTTCTGCATACCCAGGCCTCAAAAGACCTTTGGGTACTGGTACCTGCTTTACGCATTGCCGGAATTTCTTCCCCTCTGTATCTTACCAAACAGGTTGGCTCCTTTATTGTAAAAAAGGATGCGCTTCACCGCTGGATTTACAGCCGGGTAACCCGTGCTTTTGCTATCAGCAGGGTGATTGAAAAAAATCTGGCTGATACCACTCCGGTTAATCCGGAACGGATTGATCTGCTTCATAATGCAATTGATACTGCTCATTTTGATCCGGCAAAAGCCGACCGCTCTCTGCTGCGTAAAGAGTTCAGCATCGCCGATGATGAAATTCTCATCGGCATGTTAGCACGGTTCAGCAAGGGCAAGGGACATGAAGAGATGATACACGCTGCCGGCATTCTGAATAAAAAACACCGCGGCATAAAATATCTCATTGTAGGAGAAGCAAGCAAAGGAGAGGATGATTACGCTGAAGGAATTAAAAAACTTGCCCGTGATGCTGAGCTTCAGAATATGATATTCACCGGCTTCCGGAAAGATGTGCGCACCGTACTGGCAGCGCTGGATATATTCGTCTTTCCTTCACATAACGAAGCATTCGGCATCGCTCTTGCTGAGGCGCTTTCAATGGGCGTACCCTCGGTCTGTTCTAACAGCGACGGTATTCTTGATATAGCAGTTGATGGAGAAACCTCTCTCCTTTTCCAGGTGAAGGATGGTGATGATCTTGCCGCTAAAATCAGCCGGCTTGTTGATGACAAAGAACTGCGGAGCCGTATGAGCACAGCTTCGCGCGCCCGGGCAGTTACACATTTTGATCTTAGCGTACTAACCGGCAGAGTAATTGATTTTTATAACAAAGACGTAAAAAAGTAA
- the lysA gene encoding diaminopimelate decarboxylase, producing the protein MSQESFGDFHYRGQKLFCGDVCVEDIANRYGTPVYIYSAAHFRDQYTSFARAFKDVRHRIFYAVKSNANLSVIREFHKLGAGMDVNSEGEMLRAMKAGVKGSEMILTGVGKTAAEIRAGLEQGVIMIKAESKDEIALINRIAGEMGITAPVAVRVNPDVNPQTHPYISTGLSENKFGISKPLALNIYKNPAEFPHVRFTGIDMHIGSQITTTAPFKEAVEKLAEVYFEVKRSGLHLEHFDIGGGIGIRYEDETPFTPDELASVISPALKELDCDIFFEPGRYLTGNGGILVVKVLYIKEADDKHFIVTDGAMNDLLRPSIYDAYHHVQPLILREDIPEVVTDVVGPVCESGDFFTRRRALQSPEHDDLLAVMSAGAYGMVMSSNYNARRRVPEVIVEGNSFRLIRSRETYDHLLYDEAELLEKNSP; encoded by the coding sequence ATGTCTCAGGAGTCTTTCGGTGATTTTCATTACCGCGGTCAGAAACTTTTCTGCGGTGATGTTTGTGTTGAGGATATCGCGAATCGGTATGGCACCCCGGTTTATATTTACAGCGCGGCTCACTTCCGCGATCAGTACACCTCTTTCGCCCGCGCATTCAAGGATGTCAGGCACCGGATTTTCTATGCGGTGAAGTCCAATGCCAACCTGTCGGTAATCAGAGAATTTCACAAACTGGGCGCGGGAATGGATGTCAACTCCGAAGGAGAGATGCTCCGTGCCATGAAAGCAGGAGTTAAGGGAAGCGAGATGATTCTGACCGGAGTCGGCAAAACCGCCGCTGAAATCCGTGCCGGACTTGAGCAGGGGGTCATCATGATTAAGGCGGAGTCAAAGGATGAAATCGCTCTCATTAACCGCATCGCCGGTGAGATGGGCATAACCGCACCCGTGGCAGTCCGCGTCAACCCCGATGTTAATCCGCAGACGCATCCCTATATATCCACCGGCTTAAGCGAAAACAAATTCGGCATCAGCAAACCGCTGGCTTTAAATATATATAAAAATCCCGCTGAGTTCCCGCACGTCCGTTTTACCGGCATTGATATGCACATAGGCTCGCAGATTACCACCACCGCACCCTTTAAGGAAGCGGTTGAAAAACTCGCTGAAGTTTATTTTGAAGTAAAGAGAAGCGGTCTTCATCTGGAGCATTTTGACATTGGCGGCGGCATCGGCATCCGCTATGAAGATGAAACTCCGTTCACCCCCGATGAACTGGCATCCGTTATCAGCCCGGCACTTAAGGAGCTTGATTGTGATATCTTCTTTGAACCCGGCCGCTACCTCACCGGCAACGGCGGTATTCTTGTGGTAAAGGTATTATATATCAAAGAAGCTGACGACAAACACTTTATTGTTACCGACGGCGCGATGAATGACCTGCTGCGCCCCAGTATATACGATGCCTATCACCATGTGCAGCCCCTTATCCTTCGTGAGGATATTCCCGAAGTGGTTACTGATGTGGTCGGTCCGGTCTGTGAGAGCGGTGACTTCTTCACCCGCCGCCGGGCATTGCAGTCACCCGAACACGATGATCTGCTTGCGGTAATGTCTGCCGGTGCCTATGGCATGGTTATGTCCTCAAACTATAACGCCCGCAGGAGAGTCCCCGAAGTGATTGTTGAGGGAAACTCCTTCCGCCTCATCCGCAGCCGTGAGACGTATGATCATCTGTTGTATGATGAAGCGGAACTGCTGGAAAAAAACAGCCCGTAA